A section of the Streptomyces sp. Je 1-369 genome encodes:
- the tmk gene encoding dTMP kinase: protein MTRAEQPTAGNPAPDDALVADSRERAVRALLRVPQLKRLWSAHLVGSVGDALALLVLVILALQSAIAEAAFGGGYRGVAFAVTAVFGARVLATLLFGAVLLGPLTSLTSPDGPLDRRWTMVGADGVRAALLVVAPLWIDWTPDNALAMILVTSFVIGVAERFWTVAKESAAPALLPAPPLEGATVRPLPDHMDALRRLSLRTGFLALPLAAATLVAITLIGNLLGAGLDWFELHQAGLASFVAAGLFAASLSILYLLELPRTQTPRARSPLEGLRRPRTGTGTDKGRTGAISLFVAACAAVTGAIAAAVAVAVLHAKDLGGGPVTYGLIVLALTGGTAVGIRTAPSLLPTLSRRRLLALAIALTGIALLAAGLVPDVTTVLLLLALAGVCAGVAANIGHALLDQEVEDYRRARTTEHLHAVVRLTLALGALIAPVVAAAIGPHRMVNGKFVFDHGGAAFTLMLVGALLLPVAALVLAKADDRQGVPLRHDLLDALRGGDDPAQAPCATGFFIALEGGDGAGKSTQAEALAEWIRAKGHEVVVTREPGATPVGKRLRSILLDVSSAGLSHRAEALLYAADRAEHVDTVVRPALERGAVVISDRYIDSSVAYQGAGRDLSPTEIARINRWATGGLVPNLTCLLDVSPEAARERFTEAPDRLESEPAEFHARVRSGFLTLAAADPGRYLIVDASQEPEAVTTVIRHRLDLVLPLSEAEVKAQEEARKAAEEEARRKAEEEAARKAEEERLERERQEQLAKLRAEEEERKRRELEEAQRREAERQAEEARKRAEEARRKAEGEKARLLAEEKVRAAEEARRKREAEEEARLRAEAEQRRLEKQRKAEEALLRAEEARRLAAASAAAATAAAAPERKRPTPVRKPAAAAEKKAPAPERDAPAPEQKAAAEPSVPDNETTVPTPVVKPPSGATDETAVLPAVGTGTGDGADAGVEGPSAEDTAVLPRATEPAGAADETAVLPAVGQDKVPPGYFRDERPAAEPASSLDGANDRTRELPQVDEHGVPRHAGSDWAEETPLDDLPSLADELLGSHEDADDDAAGDDDGDRRKRRGRRGR, encoded by the coding sequence ATGACGCGTGCCGAGCAGCCAACGGCCGGAAACCCGGCCCCCGACGACGCCCTGGTCGCAGATTCCCGAGAGCGTGCCGTCCGCGCCTTGCTGCGCGTACCGCAGCTGAAGAGGTTGTGGAGCGCCCATCTCGTCGGCAGTGTCGGCGACGCGCTCGCGCTCCTCGTCCTGGTGATCCTCGCGCTCCAGTCGGCCATCGCCGAAGCCGCCTTCGGAGGCGGCTATCGGGGTGTCGCCTTCGCCGTGACCGCCGTCTTCGGAGCACGCGTCCTCGCGACGCTGCTCTTCGGGGCGGTGCTGTTGGGACCGCTCACCTCGCTCACCTCCCCGGACGGACCGCTCGACCGCCGCTGGACCATGGTCGGCGCCGACGGAGTGCGTGCCGCGCTCCTCGTCGTCGCACCCCTGTGGATCGACTGGACCCCGGACAACGCCCTCGCGATGATCCTGGTGACGTCCTTCGTCATCGGCGTCGCCGAGCGCTTCTGGACCGTCGCCAAGGAGAGCGCGGCGCCCGCGCTGCTGCCCGCACCGCCCCTGGAGGGCGCGACGGTACGGCCGCTGCCGGACCACATGGACGCGCTGCGGCGCCTGTCCCTGCGTACGGGATTCCTCGCGCTGCCCCTCGCGGCCGCGACCCTCGTCGCCATCACCCTCATCGGCAACCTGCTCGGCGCGGGCCTCGACTGGTTCGAGCTCCACCAAGCCGGACTGGCCTCCTTCGTGGCGGCCGGACTCTTCGCCGCGTCGCTGTCGATCCTGTACCTCCTCGAACTTCCCCGTACGCAGACGCCCCGCGCCCGCAGCCCGCTCGAGGGGCTGCGCAGGCCGCGTACCGGCACCGGCACCGACAAGGGCCGCACCGGCGCCATCTCGCTGTTCGTCGCGGCCTGCGCCGCCGTCACGGGGGCCATCGCGGCCGCCGTCGCCGTCGCCGTGCTGCACGCCAAGGACCTGGGCGGCGGACCCGTCACATACGGCCTGATCGTCCTCGCCCTGACCGGCGGCACCGCCGTCGGCATCCGCACCGCGCCGTCCCTGCTGCCCACGCTCTCGCGCCGCAGGCTGCTCGCCCTCGCCATCGCCCTCACCGGCATCGCGCTGCTCGCCGCGGGCCTCGTGCCCGACGTGACGACCGTGCTGCTGCTCCTGGCCCTCGCGGGGGTCTGCGCGGGCGTCGCCGCGAACATCGGCCACGCGCTGCTGGACCAGGAGGTCGAGGACTACCGCAGGGCCCGTACGACGGAACACCTCCACGCGGTCGTACGCCTCACCCTCGCGCTCGGCGCGCTGATCGCCCCGGTGGTGGCCGCCGCGATCGGGCCGCACCGGATGGTCAACGGCAAGTTCGTCTTCGACCACGGCGGCGCCGCGTTCACGCTCATGCTGGTCGGCGCCCTGCTCCTGCCGGTGGCCGCGCTGGTCCTCGCCAAGGCCGACGACCGGCAGGGCGTCCCCCTCCGGCACGACCTCCTTGACGCGCTGCGCGGCGGCGACGACCCGGCGCAGGCGCCCTGCGCCACCGGCTTCTTCATCGCCCTTGAGGGCGGCGACGGCGCCGGCAAGTCGACGCAGGCCGAAGCGCTCGCCGAGTGGATCCGCGCCAAGGGCCACGAAGTCGTCGTCACGCGCGAGCCGGGGGCCACGCCCGTCGGCAAGCGGCTGCGCTCGATCCTCCTCGACGTCTCGTCGGCCGGTCTCTCGCACCGTGCCGAAGCGCTCCTGTACGCCGCCGACCGCGCGGAGCACGTCGACACCGTCGTGCGCCCCGCCCTCGAACGCGGCGCCGTGGTCATCTCCGACCGCTACATCGACTCGTCCGTCGCCTACCAGGGCGCAGGACGTGACCTGTCGCCGACCGAGATCGCCCGCATCAACCGCTGGGCGACCGGCGGTCTCGTACCGAACCTGACGTGCCTGCTCGACGTGTCGCCCGAGGCTGCCCGCGAGCGGTTCACGGAGGCCCCCGACCGACTGGAGTCGGAGCCCGCCGAGTTCCACGCGCGCGTGCGTTCCGGATTCCTCACGCTCGCCGCCGCCGACCCCGGGCGGTACCTGATCGTCGACGCCTCCCAGGAGCCGGAGGCGGTCACGACCGTGATCCGGCACCGGCTCGACCTCGTACTGCCCCTCTCCGAAGCCGAGGTGAAGGCACAGGAGGAGGCCCGCAAGGCCGCCGAGGAGGAAGCCAGGCGCAAGGCCGAGGAAGAGGCCGCGCGCAAGGCCGAGGAGGAGCGCCTCGAGCGCGAGCGCCAGGAGCAGCTCGCCAAGCTCCGTGCCGAGGAGGAGGAGCGCAAGCGGCGCGAGCTGGAGGAGGCCCAGCGCCGCGAGGCCGAGCGGCAGGCCGAGGAGGCCAGGAAGCGTGCCGAGGAGGCACGGCGCAAGGCCGAGGGGGAGAAGGCCAGGCTCCTCGCCGAGGAGAAGGTGCGGGCGGCCGAGGAGGCGCGGCGCAAGCGCGAGGCCGAGGAAGAGGCGCGGCTGCGCGCGGAGGCGGAGCAGCGGCGGCTCGAGAAGCAGCGGAAGGCCGAGGAGGCGCTGCTGCGGGCTGAGGAGGCGCGGCGGCTCGCGGCGGCCTCTGCGGCTGCGGCGACGGCTGCGGCGGCTCCGGAGCGGAAGAGGCCGACGCCTGTGCGTAAGCCGGCGGCGGCCGCTGAAAAGAAGGCCCCAGCTCCTGAGCGGGACGCTCCTGCTCCCGAGCAGAAGGCTGCGGCCGAGCCGTCCGTACCCGACAACGAGACCACCGTGCCGACGCCGGTGGTGAAGCCCCCGTCCGGAGCCACCGACGAGACGGCCGTGCTGCCTGCGGTCGGGACCGGGACCGGTGACGGTGCCGATGCCGGGGTCGAGGGTCCGAGCGCGGAGGACACCGCGGTGCTGCCGCGGGCGACCGAGCCCGCGGGCGCCGCGGACGAGACGGCCGTGCTGCCTGCCGTGGGGCAGGACAAGGTGCCGCCGGGGTACTTCCGGGACGAGCGACCCGCCGCCGAGCCCGCGTCCTCGCTCGACGGTGCCAACGACCGGACCCGTGAGCTGCCGCAGGTCGACGAGCACGGCGTGCCCCGGCACGCGGGCTCCGACTGGGCCGAGGAGACGCCGCTCGACGACCTGCCGTCGCTCGCGGACGAACTGCTCGGGTCGCACGAGGACGCGGACGACGACGCCGCGGGTGACGACGACGGCGACCGGCGGAAGCGGCGCGGTCGGCGAGGCCGCTGA
- a CDS encoding DNA polymerase III subunit delta', whose product MSVWDDLVGQERVSEQLGAAARDADALVTAVSTDTPPPESSKMTHAWLFTGPPGSGRATAARAFAAALQCTSPDRALGGAPGCGFCDGCHTSLIGTHADVEVVRTDMLSIGVKETRDLVRRAQLSPAVGRWQVIVLEDADRLTEGAGNVLLKAVEEPAPRTVWLLCAPSLEDVLPTIRSRCRHLTLRTPPVDAVADVLVRRDGIEPNVAAAAARATQGHIDRARRLATDPRARERRNAVLKLPLRVEEIGGCLKAAQELIDTAAEDAKQVAEEVDVKETEDLKAALGAAQGGRMPRGTAGAMKELEDRQKRRRTRTQRDSLDLALTDLTALYRDVLALQLGSQVAIANTEVQDMLQRLALAAAPEATLRRIEAISACRTALDRNVAPLLAVEAMTVALRAG is encoded by the coding sequence ATGAGCGTGTGGGACGACCTGGTGGGGCAGGAGCGGGTGAGCGAGCAGCTGGGCGCCGCCGCCCGGGACGCCGACGCGCTGGTGACCGCGGTCAGTACGGACACGCCGCCTCCGGAGTCGTCGAAGATGACGCACGCCTGGCTGTTCACGGGCCCGCCCGGCTCCGGACGGGCCACCGCCGCGCGGGCCTTCGCCGCCGCCCTGCAGTGCACCAGCCCGGACCGCGCGCTCGGCGGCGCCCCCGGCTGCGGCTTCTGCGACGGCTGCCACACCAGCCTGATCGGCACCCACGCCGACGTGGAAGTGGTCCGCACGGACATGCTCTCCATCGGCGTGAAGGAGACCCGCGACCTCGTCAGGCGCGCCCAGTTGTCGCCCGCTGTGGGCCGGTGGCAGGTCATCGTCCTTGAGGATGCCGACCGCCTCACCGAGGGCGCGGGGAACGTCCTCCTGAAGGCAGTCGAAGAACCCGCCCCCCGCACGGTGTGGCTGCTCTGCGCGCCCTCCCTGGAGGACGTGCTGCCGACCATCCGTTCGCGCTGCCGGCACCTGACGCTGCGTACACCTCCGGTGGACGCGGTCGCCGACGTGCTCGTACGCAGGGACGGCATCGAGCCGAACGTGGCGGCTGCCGCGGCGCGTGCCACGCAGGGGCACATCGACCGGGCCCGGCGCCTTGCGACCGACCCACGCGCGCGTGAGCGCAGGAACGCCGTCCTGAAGCTGCCGCTGCGGGTGGAGGAGATCGGCGGCTGCCTGAAGGCCGCGCAGGAGCTGATCGACACGGCGGCCGAGGACGCGAAGCAGGTCGCCGAGGAGGTCGACGTCAAGGAGACCGAGGACCTGAAGGCGGCGCTCGGCGCGGCGCAGGGCGGTCGGATGCCGCGCGGTACGGCCGGGGCGATGAAGGAGCTGGAGGACAGGCAGAAGCGGCGCAGGACGCGTACGCAGCGGGACAGCCTCGACCTCGCGCTCACCGACCTGACCGCGCTCTACAGAGACGTGCTCGCCCTGCAGCTCGGCTCGCAGGTGGCCATCGCCAACACGGAGGTCCAGGACATGCTGCAGCGCCTGGCCCTGGCCGCGGCGCCCGAGGCCACGCTCCGCCGCATCGAGGCGATCAGTGCCTGCCGTACGGCCCTCGACCGCAATGTGGCGCCGCTGCTCGCGGTCGAGGCGATGACGGTGGCGCTGCGGGCGGGCTGA
- a CDS encoding alpha/beta hydrolase, producing MDISSRGRSGRPRNSRRSRHLPLRTGGILLVAAGLLISGCSSGSSPVEASLASLSRSTPAELSPYYGQKLSWRDCGAPGFQCTSMKVPLDYARPAAGDIQLAVSRKQATKKKGRLGSLLVNPGGPGGSAIGYLQSYAALGYPAEVRARYDMVAVDPRGVARSEPVTCLEGERMDAYTQTDVTPDDPHETDALRTAFQSFASGCKERSAKVLPHVSTVEAARDMDVLRSVLGDGKLSYVGASYGTFLGATYAELYPERVGRLVLDGAMDPSLPARRMNRDQTAGFETAFRSFAKDCASKGQECPLGAGSPEDAGKRLKAFFGELDRQPLLIGGSGGRRLGEALATTGVIAAMYDEAGWPQLRDALTSAMKNKDGSGLLALSDGYYERDGDGKYANLMFANAAVNCLDLPPAFASPAEVEKGVPAFKEASPVFGEGLAWSSLNCAYWPVRATGKAHRIEAKGAAPILVAGTTRDPATPYRWAQALASQLSSGRLLTYEGDGHTAYGRGSECVDSTINAYLLEGTVPKDGKRCS from the coding sequence ATGGACATCAGCAGTCGCGGTCGCAGCGGTCGCCCCCGTAACAGTCGCCGCAGCCGTCATCTCCCCCTCCGTACGGGCGGCATCCTGCTCGTGGCCGCGGGGCTGCTCATCTCCGGCTGTTCGAGCGGGAGTTCACCGGTGGAGGCCTCGCTGGCGTCGCTGTCCCGCTCGACACCGGCGGAACTCTCCCCGTACTACGGGCAGAAGCTGAGCTGGCGCGACTGCGGTGCGCCCGGGTTCCAGTGCACGTCGATGAAGGTCCCGCTCGACTACGCGAGGCCCGCGGCGGGCGACATCCAGCTGGCGGTCTCCCGCAAGCAGGCCACCAAGAAGAAGGGCCGGCTCGGTTCGCTCCTGGTCAACCCGGGTGGGCCGGGCGGCTCGGCGATCGGGTACCTCCAGTCGTACGCGGCCCTCGGCTACCCCGCGGAGGTCCGCGCCCGCTACGACATGGTGGCCGTCGACCCGCGCGGCGTGGCCCGCAGCGAGCCCGTGACGTGCCTCGAAGGCGAGCGCATGGACGCGTACACGCAGACCGACGTCACCCCGGACGACCCCCACGAGACCGACGCCCTGCGCACGGCCTTCCAGTCGTTCGCGTCCGGCTGCAAGGAGCGGTCGGCGAAGGTCCTGCCGCACGTCTCCACGGTCGAGGCGGCCCGCGACATGGATGTCCTGCGGTCGGTGCTCGGTGACGGGAAGCTGTCGTACGTAGGCGCGTCGTACGGGACGTTCCTCGGTGCGACGTATGCGGAGCTGTACCCGGAGCGGGTGGGCCGGCTGGTCCTGGACGGCGCGATGGACCCGTCGCTGCCCGCGCGCCGCATGAACCGCGACCAGACCGCCGGCTTCGAGACGGCGTTCCGGTCCTTCGCGAAGGACTGCGCGTCGAAGGGCCAGGAGTGTCCCCTGGGTGCGGGGAGCCCCGAGGACGCGGGCAAGCGCCTCAAGGCGTTCTTCGGCGAGCTGGACCGTCAGCCGCTGCTCATCGGGGGGAGCGGCGGCAGGCGGCTCGGCGAGGCGCTGGCCACGACGGGCGTGATCGCGGCGATGTACGACGAGGCGGGCTGGCCCCAGCTGCGGGACGCGCTCACGTCGGCGATGAAGAACAAGGACGGCTCGGGCCTGCTCGCCCTCTCCGACGGCTACTACGAGCGGGACGGCGACGGAAAGTACGCGAACCTGATGTTCGCCAACGCGGCCGTGAACTGCCTGGACCTCCCGCCCGCCTTCGCGTCCCCCGCGGAGGTCGAGAAGGGCGTCCCGGCGTTCAAGGAGGCCTCGCCGGTCTTCGGCGAGGGCCTCGCCTGGTCCTCGCTGAACTGCGCGTACTGGCCGGTGCGGGCCACGGGCAAGGCGCACCGCATCGAGGCGAAGGGCGCGGCGCCGATCCTGGTAGCCGGCACGACCCGCGACCCGGCGACCCCCTACCGCTGGGCCCAGGCCCTCGCCTCCCAGCTCTCCTCCGGCCGCCTCCTCACCTACGAGGGCGACGGCCACACGGCGTACGGCCGCGGCAGCGAGTGCGTCGACTCGACGATCAATGCGTACCTCCTGGAGGGCACCGTCCCGAAGGACGGAAAGCGCTGCTCATAG
- a CDS encoding LysR family transcriptional regulator, with the protein MELRQLEYFVAVAEEENFTRAAERVHISQSGVSAQIRQLEHDLGTSLFDRSGRSTRLTPAGVAALRHARSALAAVDAVRQAVDEVNGLIRGRLVVGMVTACTVTPLFDALSAFHHRHPGVEITLLEDTSDRLLERLRAGTADIALVSTSGSTPPGLEAYEIIREPLVAAMPIGHPLCEKPAVTLEDLAHHSVVSLPTGAGVRRVFDDACAAAGVHMEIAFQAGAPSAIADLAIRGLGVAILSESLVAQHRPRLTTRRIADIHTEPVLSLAWSTTDNPALRQLIHHCHESFTRPAPVPEPIA; encoded by the coding sequence ATGGAACTCAGGCAGCTCGAATACTTCGTCGCGGTGGCCGAAGAGGAGAACTTCACTCGCGCCGCGGAGCGCGTGCACATCAGCCAGTCCGGAGTGAGCGCCCAGATCCGGCAGTTGGAGCACGACCTCGGGACTTCGCTGTTCGACCGCTCGGGCCGCAGCACCCGACTCACCCCCGCCGGAGTGGCCGCACTGCGGCACGCGCGCTCGGCCCTGGCGGCCGTGGACGCCGTGCGGCAGGCGGTCGACGAGGTGAACGGCCTGATCCGGGGCAGGCTCGTGGTCGGCATGGTGACGGCATGCACGGTCACACCGCTCTTCGACGCGCTGTCCGCCTTCCACCACCGGCACCCCGGCGTGGAGATCACCCTCCTCGAAGACACCTCCGACCGCCTCCTGGAGCGACTGCGCGCGGGCACCGCGGACATAGCGCTGGTCAGCACCTCCGGTTCCACCCCACCGGGCCTGGAGGCATACGAGATCATCCGCGAGCCCCTGGTGGCCGCGATGCCCATCGGCCACCCGCTCTGCGAAAAGCCCGCGGTGACCCTCGAAGACCTGGCCCACCACTCGGTGGTGAGCCTCCCGACGGGCGCCGGGGTGCGCAGGGTCTTCGACGACGCCTGCGCCGCGGCGGGCGTCCACATGGAAATCGCGTTCCAGGCAGGCGCCCCCAGCGCAATCGCCGACCTGGCGATCCGCGGCCTGGGCGTCGCCATCCTCTCCGAGTCCCTGGTAGCCCAGCACCGCCCCCGCCTGACCACCCGCAGGATCGCGGACATCCACACGGAGCCCGTCCTGTCCCTGGCCTGGTCCACCACGGACAACCCCGCCCTGCGCCAACTGATCCACCACTGCCACGAGTCCTTCACCCGCCCGGCCCCCGTCCCCGAGCCGATCGCCTGA
- a CDS encoding ParB/RepB/Spo0J family partition protein produces the protein MYASESTEAWEAEEAEEAEEAAGVVAAVEAEKKPWEIRPHSLPVERIPVDLLWSADSPRLVGENVDHIRVLAEAGSDLPPILVHRPTMRVIDGMHRLRATVLRGEREIAVRFLDGYEPDVFIVAVQANTTHGLPLTRADRNAAATRIIHSHPQWSDRMIASFAGLSPKTVGSIRRRLGDDLPAAPVRIGRDGRTRPVDSSSARAATGEFIRTHPDATLRQIAGAAGVSRSTARDVRRKLEEGDQGLGVVARPRLVPSPHHQDAPDLTAIPALGAVGAVGAVGAMGERGGMGTVGSVGSMPVGDAAGSAVGAVALTARIASDSAVTSPISARLSPADAEQSVAADLIPILKRDPSIRFTDSGRLLLRLLDAATLPPDEWNRLIESVPAHCVDMVANVARACGEVWLNVAQEVDSRSAQR, from the coding sequence ATGTATGCGAGCGAGTCGACGGAAGCATGGGAAGCCGAGGAAGCCGAGGAAGCCGAGGAAGCTGCGGGAGTCGTGGCAGCGGTGGAAGCGGAAAAGAAGCCTTGGGAAATACGGCCGCATTCACTGCCGGTCGAACGGATACCCGTCGACCTCTTGTGGTCGGCCGACTCACCGCGGCTGGTCGGCGAGAACGTCGACCACATCCGGGTCCTGGCCGAGGCCGGATCCGATCTGCCGCCGATCCTCGTCCACCGGCCGACGATGCGCGTCATCGACGGCATGCACCGCCTGCGGGCGACCGTGCTGCGCGGTGAGCGGGAGATCGCCGTCCGGTTTCTCGACGGATACGAGCCGGACGTGTTCATCGTGGCCGTCCAGGCCAACACCACCCACGGGCTGCCCCTGACACGGGCCGACCGCAACGCCGCGGCCACCCGCATCATCCACTCCCACCCGCAGTGGTCGGACCGCATGATCGCCTCGTTCGCCGGTCTCTCGCCCAAGACGGTCGGGAGCATCCGGCGCAGGCTCGGCGACGATCTGCCCGCCGCGCCGGTGCGGATCGGGCGCGACGGCCGGACGCGGCCGGTCGACAGCAGCAGCGCACGCGCCGCCACCGGCGAGTTCATCCGGACCCACCCCGACGCGACGCTGCGGCAGATCGCCGGGGCCGCCGGAGTCTCCCGTTCCACCGCCCGTGACGTGCGCAGGAAGTTGGAGGAGGGGGATCAGGGGCTGGGAGTGGTGGCGCGGCCGCGGCTCGTTCCCTCGCCGCATCACCAGGACGCGCCCGACCTCACAGCCATCCCCGCCCTGGGAGCGGTGGGAGCGGTGGGAGCGGTGGGGGCGATGGGAGAGAGGGGTGGCATGGGAACGGTGGGGTCTGTGGGGTCCATGCCGGTGGGAGATGCGGCGGGGAGTGCTGTGGGTGCCGTGGCTCTGACGGCCCGGATCGCCTCCGATTCCGCTGTCACATCGCCCATTTCCGCGCGGCTCAGCCCTGCGGACGCGGAGCAGAGCGTCGCCGCCGACCTCATTCCGATCCTGAAGCGGGACCCCTCCATCCGCTTCACCGACTCCGGCCGTCTGCTGCTGCGGCTCCTCGACGCGGCCACGCTGCCCCCCGACGAGTGGAACCGGCTCATCGAGAGCGTTCCGGCCCACTGCGTCGACATGGTGGCGAACGTGGCACGCGCCTGCGGAGAGGTCTGGCTCAACGTCGCACAGGAAGTGGACAGTCGCTCCGCACAGCGGTGA
- a CDS encoding aldehyde dehydrogenase family protein codes for MPSTPNPETPNPDTPYPDTPTPAQDGTTGDPVRKPVQEPVQEPVQEPVQLDALGPRGAFRARNRQVVTDVTGRPAAELSLVPPPFVSRTHSALRRAAPAPADERVRRIAAAADLFATGTVAGLSVAEYRLLVSRVGGVPLTEVTSAVDRIAERLRDIATGIAQARPAGAVTDWRDPLVRSGRAVHTRRGDTFAVHAAGNHPGTHSLWPEALALGFRVTVRPSRREPFTPHRLVSALRLAGFGNDEITLLPTDHAGADAVLRGADLGLVYGGEDVVRKYGADATVLLQGPGRSKVLLTADVDWRDHLDTIVDSVAGRGGTGCVNTTAVLVEGDPTPLCEALAERFSALPSLPPDHPKAVLPVQPAAGARALAEYVGRRAAGARAWLGADTVADELGDGSAVLRPAVHQLDRADAPQLGAELPFPCVWVAPWRPADGIAPLRDSLVLTALTHQEPLLDGLLAEPSIANLYVGDHPTHWMRPGLPHDGYLSDFLMRTKTVVRD; via the coding sequence ATGCCATCCACCCCGAATCCCGAGACCCCGAACCCCGACACCCCGTATCCCGACACCCCGACGCCCGCCCAGGACGGCACGACCGGCGATCCGGTGCGGAAACCGGTGCAGGAGCCGGTGCAGGAGCCGGTGCAGGAGCCGGTGCAGCTCGACGCGCTCGGCCCCCGCGGCGCGTTCCGCGCCAGAAACCGCCAGGTGGTCACGGACGTGACCGGCCGCCCCGCCGCCGAACTGAGCCTCGTACCCCCGCCGTTCGTCAGCCGCACCCACTCCGCGCTCCGCCGCGCGGCCCCCGCACCGGCCGATGAGCGGGTACGCAGGATCGCCGCCGCGGCCGACCTGTTCGCCACCGGCACCGTCGCCGGGCTGAGCGTGGCGGAGTACCGCCTCCTGGTCAGCCGCGTCGGCGGCGTTCCGCTCACGGAGGTCACCTCGGCCGTCGACCGGATCGCGGAACGGCTCCGGGACATCGCGACCGGCATCGCACAGGCACGGCCCGCCGGCGCGGTCACCGACTGGCGGGACCCGCTGGTCAGGAGCGGCCGGGCCGTCCACACCCGGCGCGGCGACACCTTCGCCGTGCACGCGGCGGGCAACCACCCCGGCACCCACAGCCTGTGGCCCGAGGCGCTCGCGCTGGGCTTCCGCGTCACGGTCCGGCCCTCCCGCCGCGAGCCGTTCACGCCGCACCGGCTCGTCTCCGCGCTGCGCCTCGCGGGCTTCGGGAACGACGAGATCACGCTGCTGCCCACGGACCACGCGGGCGCGGACGCCGTGCTGCGGGGCGCCGATCTGGGCCTGGTGTACGGCGGCGAGGACGTGGTCCGCAAGTACGGCGCGGACGCGACCGTCCTGCTCCAGGGCCCCGGCCGTTCCAAGGTCCTGCTGACGGCCGACGTGGACTGGCGCGACCACCTCGACACCATCGTGGACTCCGTCGCCGGGCGCGGCGGTACGGGCTGCGTGAACACGACGGCCGTCCTGGTGGAGGGCGACCCGACGCCGCTGTGCGAGGCGCTCGCCGAACGGTTCTCGGCGCTGCCCAGCCTCCCGCCGGACCACCCGAAGGCGGTGCTGCCCGTACAACCGGCCGCCGGTGCCCGGGCGCTCGCGGAGTACGTGGGGCGCCGTGCCGCGGGGGCCCGGGCCTGGCTGGGCGCGGACACGGTGGCGGACGAGCTGGGTGACGGCAGCGCGGTCCTGCGCCCGGCAGTCCACCAGCTCGACCGCGCCGACGCCCCTCAGCTCGGCGCCGAACTCCCCTTCCCCTGTGTGTGGGTGGCACCCTGGCGCCCGGCGGACGGAATCGCTCCGCTGCGCGACAGCCTGGTGCTCACCGCGCTGACGCACCAGGAACCGCTGCTCGACGGGCTCCTGGCGGAACCGTCCATCGCCAACCTGTACGTCGGAGACCACCCGACCCACTGGATGCGGCCCGGGCTGCCGCACGACGGCTACCTCTCCGATTTCCTGATGCGCACGAAGACGGTCGTACGAGACTGA
- a CDS encoding phenazine antibiotic biosynthesis protein, protein MTSNTWDILDLPPGVRPDPDEYIRAAMDWHFGPETGSPYWLERAKSLDFDPRTDISSVADLVRFPNVAAELRKVRAEDLIPRGYGENPDVRGVFESGGTTGAPKRVVLHGDWRRRLLHWTGEQLDAHGFPRGANWLGIVPSGPHIVGEFFRGSATTHGNHGFTIDLDPRWVKRLISGGRGSEADDYAEHVVDQAADVLRSQNIGILTVTPPILDRIARRDELVELINEKVRAIRWGGTQLDPDSRQVYRTEIFPDTVFSGNYGSTMILGFAGERPGLGDDDPCVFDTLSPYVTFSVVDPETLRPVPYGARGRVVASHVSKSFLLPNNLERDLATRVEPLDGGPGDSVADIAPVSRFENEDVVEGVY, encoded by the coding sequence ATGACGTCGAATACCTGGGACATCCTCGACCTCCCGCCCGGCGTCCGGCCCGACCCGGACGAATACATCAGGGCCGCGATGGACTGGCACTTCGGCCCCGAGACCGGCTCCCCGTACTGGCTGGAGCGCGCGAAGTCCCTGGACTTCGACCCGCGGACCGACATCTCCTCGGTGGCCGACCTCGTACGCTTCCCCAATGTCGCCGCCGAACTGCGCAAGGTCCGAGCCGAGGACCTGATCCCGCGCGGGTACGGCGAAAACCCGGACGTACGGGGCGTGTTCGAGAGCGGCGGCACCACCGGCGCCCCCAAACGAGTCGTCCTGCACGGCGACTGGCGCCGACGGCTGCTCCACTGGACCGGCGAGCAACTGGACGCCCACGGCTTCCCGCGGGGCGCAAACTGGCTGGGAATCGTCCCCAGCGGCCCGCACATCGTCGGTGAGTTCTTCCGGGGCTCGGCAACGACGCACGGCAACCACGGATTCACCATCGACCTCGACCCGCGCTGGGTGAAGCGCCTGATATCCGGGGGCCGCGGCAGCGAGGCCGACGACTACGCCGAGCACGTCGTAGACCAGGCGGCGGACGTACTGCGCTCGCAGAACATCGGCATCCTCACCGTCACCCCGCCGATCCTGGACCGGATCGCGCGCCGCGACGAACTCGTGGAGCTCATCAACGAGAAGGTCAGGGCGATCCGTTGGGGCGGCACACAGCTCGACCCCGACTCCCGCCAGGTGTACCGGACGGAGATCTTCCCCGACACCGTCTTCTCCGGGAACTACGGCAGCACGATGATCCTCGGCTTCGCGGGCGAGCGCCCCGGCCTCGGCGACGACGACCCCTGTGTCTTCGACACGCTGAGTCCGTACGTCACCTTCTCGGTCGTCGACCCCGAGACGCTCAGGCCGGTCCCGTACGGGGCGCGCGGCCGGGTCGTGGCCAGCCACGTCAGCAAGTCGTTCCTGCTCCCCAACAACCTCGAACGCGACCTGGCCACGCGGGTCGAGCCGCTCGACGGCGGCCCCGGCGACTCCGTGGCCGACATCGCGCCGGTCAGCAGGTTCGAGAACGAGGACGTGGTGGAGGGCGTGTACTAA